The following are encoded in a window of Polycladomyces subterraneus genomic DNA:
- a CDS encoding Nif3-like dinuclear metal center hexameric protein: MGIQGRELIRAMEAWAPPRLAVEKDRIGLQVGDPDAEVRGVLVTLDVNEDVVDEAIRLGANWIVAHHAVIYKPVSSLRTDRPAGRLYQKLLQHQIQVYIAHTNLDTADDGVNDVLAERLDLQETEVLLPHVHERLKKIVVFVPEDHHEAVLNAMCEAGAGWIGQYSHCTFNMNGTGTYLPREGTNPYIGEQGKLERVKEIRLETIITESIQSRVIQAMLDAHPYEEVAYDLYPLDNPGPAMGLGRVGDLTQPVTLRELAEQVKSAYEIERVRFVGDPDRQVRRVAVMGGSGGRFYSAALDKQADVYITGDVDFHTAQDALADGLCLIDPGHHVERWVVPRVCEKLRSALPDVTVTPSQVDTNPFRFA, encoded by the coding sequence ATGGGGATTCAAGGACGCGAATTGATTCGGGCCATGGAGGCATGGGCTCCGCCGCGGCTGGCAGTGGAAAAAGATCGGATCGGATTGCAGGTGGGAGATCCGGATGCCGAGGTTCGCGGGGTTTTAGTCACGTTGGATGTGAATGAAGACGTGGTGGATGAAGCGATTCGTCTTGGGGCGAACTGGATCGTGGCCCATCATGCGGTTATTTACAAACCGGTATCATCTCTACGGACGGACCGACCTGCAGGTCGTTTATATCAAAAACTGTTACAGCATCAGATCCAGGTTTACATCGCCCATACCAATCTGGACACCGCGGATGACGGTGTCAACGACGTACTGGCGGAGCGGTTGGATTTGCAGGAGACGGAAGTATTGCTTCCGCATGTTCATGAACGACTGAAAAAAATCGTGGTCTTTGTACCGGAAGATCACCATGAAGCGGTGTTAAACGCCATGTGCGAAGCGGGTGCCGGTTGGATCGGCCAATACAGCCATTGTACGTTCAACATGAACGGTACCGGTACGTACCTTCCGCGGGAGGGAACAAACCCCTATATCGGTGAACAGGGAAAATTGGAGCGTGTCAAGGAAATCAGGCTGGAGACCATCATCACGGAATCGATCCAGTCACGAGTCATTCAGGCGATGCTGGATGCACATCCCTATGAAGAAGTGGCTTACGACCTCTATCCCTTAGATAATCCCGGACCGGCCATGGGGCTGGGACGCGTGGGCGATTTAACGCAACCAGTCACCCTGCGGGAATTGGCCGAACAGGTCAAATCCGCATACGAAATCGAGAGAGTACGGTTTGTGGGCGACCCGGATCGACAAGTGCGGCGTGTGGCGGTCATGGGCGGATCTGGCGGACGCTTTTATTCCGCGGCATTGGACAAACAAGCTGATGTCTACATCACCGGGGACGTTGATTTCCATACGGCGCAAGATGCATTGGCCGACGGATTGTGCCTGATCGATCCGGGGCATCACGTAGAGCGCTGGGTTGTGCCGCGGGTCTGTGAAAAGTTGCGTTCGGCACTGCCGGATGTGACGGTTACACCTTCCCAAGTGGATACCAATCCCTTTCGCTTCGCCTGA
- a CDS encoding GDSL-type esterase/lipase family protein: protein MNKVWAVILAVWVSVSSWAGWEWIQASHPSVSARSLDTGIVHEAPSVLQTLKTRASREGSLHYLALGDSVALGKGAPRGYAAEVADRLKRHQLPVQLDNQGVSGQTSSQLWIALHHPEMKRKIRQADLITITIGGNDVLKVALRRSQPWEAISSFDEIRDGFVHHLNQILTLIRKENPTAVVLVTSLYNPVPPDALYFPLTEKLLDNWNTALAQTVSTQPGCIVVQIDDLLRPEHRDWLADQIHPNTRGHRLIAHAILNAIGLDDTGSQVADARGN, encoded by the coding sequence GTGAACAAAGTATGGGCGGTGATCCTGGCCGTTTGGGTCAGCGTCTCCAGTTGGGCCGGTTGGGAATGGATTCAAGCATCGCATCCGTCGGTCTCTGCACGTTCTCTCGATACCGGCATTGTTCATGAAGCTCCCTCCGTGTTGCAAACATTGAAGACGCGTGCGAGCCGCGAGGGAAGCCTGCATTATCTGGCGTTGGGCGATTCGGTCGCATTGGGGAAAGGGGCTCCACGCGGATACGCCGCGGAAGTGGCAGATCGGCTCAAACGACATCAATTGCCGGTGCAGCTGGACAATCAGGGTGTGTCCGGCCAAACCTCATCACAATTATGGATAGCGTTGCACCATCCCGAGATGAAGCGAAAAATCCGGCAAGCCGATCTGATCACCATCACCATTGGCGGAAACGATGTGTTGAAGGTGGCATTGAGGCGCTCCCAACCGTGGGAAGCAATCTCTTCTTTTGACGAAATCAGGGACGGATTTGTCCATCATCTGAATCAAATCCTGACACTGATTCGAAAAGAGAACCCCACTGCCGTTGTTCTCGTCACTTCCTTGTATAACCCGGTACCGCCGGATGCGTTGTATTTCCCTCTTACCGAAAAACTGCTGGACAACTGGAATACGGCGTTGGCTCAAACCGTTTCCACCCAACCGGGGTGCATCGTCGTTCAGATTGACGATCTGTTGAGACCGGAGCACCGCGATTGGTTGGCGGATCAGATTCATCCCAACACCCGCGGCCACCGGTTAATCGCTCACGCGATTCTAAATGCCATCGGACTGGACGATACCGGATCGCAGGTGGCCGATGCCAGGGGCAACTGA
- a CDS encoding MTH1187 family thiamine-binding protein has product MPLMEISIVPVGTNTPSFSNMVKDVCRMVERSGLNYQITPTATVIEGDLNRLMDVAQEIHRSSMQNGTNRVITQITIDDRRDQPISLESQVAKVNGDVH; this is encoded by the coding sequence ATGCCATTGATGGAAATCAGTATCGTTCCTGTTGGAACCAATACGCCCAGCTTCAGCAATATGGTCAAGGATGTTTGCAGAATGGTGGAACGGAGCGGCCTCAACTATCAGATTACCCCGACAGCCACCGTCATCGAAGGGGATCTGAACCGATTGATGGATGTCGCCCAGGAAATTCACCGTTCTTCCATGCAAAACGGAACCAATCGAGTGATCACACAGATTACAATCGACGATCGCCGCGACCAGCCGATCAGTCTGGAGTCCCAAGTGGCGAAAGTCAACGGGGACGTTCATTAG
- a CDS encoding M42 family metallopeptidase → MELLKELSEANGVPGFERDVRAIVRRELEKGNTELLWDRMGSVFGQKKGTETSPRVLLAGHLDEVGFMVTEVTKGGYLRFSPLGGWWSQVLLAQRVTIMTEKRNFIGVIASKPPHVMTSEEMNKVYPMREMYIDVGAHSDKQVKEWGIRVGDPVVPMCPFEILPDDDTILAKALDNRVGCYLALEVLDQLRVTEHPNTVICGATVQEEVGLRGATTTPHVAEPDVAFALDVGVAEDGPGSEGNSKAKLGKGPLITFLDATMIPNVRLRNLVIDTAERNGIPYQIDTMLGGGTDGGQFHLFRKGVPTLVVGVAARYIHSHVSMVSKKDVENAVKLLVEVIKQLNRETVESLTAYNQI, encoded by the coding sequence ATGGAACTGTTGAAAGAATTGTCGGAAGCCAATGGAGTCCCCGGTTTTGAACGGGACGTGCGCGCCATCGTGCGTCGGGAATTAGAGAAAGGGAATACGGAGCTGTTGTGGGATCGGATGGGTAGCGTGTTCGGTCAGAAAAAGGGAACGGAAACCTCTCCGCGTGTGTTGTTGGCCGGTCATTTGGATGAAGTGGGTTTTATGGTGACCGAGGTCACCAAAGGGGGGTATCTCCGCTTTTCCCCGTTGGGCGGTTGGTGGAGCCAGGTGCTGTTGGCCCAGCGGGTCACCATCATGACCGAAAAGCGGAATTTCATCGGTGTGATCGCTTCGAAGCCGCCGCATGTGATGACGTCGGAAGAAATGAACAAGGTATACCCGATGCGAGAGATGTATATTGATGTCGGCGCGCATTCGGACAAGCAGGTCAAAGAGTGGGGCATTCGCGTGGGCGATCCCGTCGTACCGATGTGCCCTTTTGAGATATTGCCCGATGACGACACGATTTTGGCCAAAGCGCTGGATAATCGGGTCGGGTGTTATCTGGCACTGGAAGTGCTCGATCAATTGCGAGTCACCGAACATCCCAACACTGTCATATGCGGTGCCACTGTGCAGGAGGAAGTAGGATTGCGGGGTGCCACTACCACACCACATGTCGCAGAGCCGGATGTGGCATTTGCGTTGGATGTAGGGGTAGCTGAAGACGGGCCTGGCAGTGAGGGGAACAGCAAAGCCAAATTGGGTAAGGGACCGCTCATCACGTTCCTCGATGCGACGATGATCCCCAACGTCCGATTGCGCAACCTGGTGATAGACACTGCCGAGCGAAACGGGATCCCTTATCAGATCGACACCATGCTGGGCGGCGGGACGGATGGCGGTCAGTTTCATCTTTTCCGCAAGGGGGTACCCACATTGGTAGTGGGGGTGGCCGCACGGTACATTCACAGTCATGTGTCGATGGTGAGCAAAAAAGACGTGGAAAACGCCGTCAAACTGTTGGTGGAAGTGATCAAACAATTGAATCGGGAAACGGTGGAATCACTCACCGCTTATAACCAAATCTGA
- a CDS encoding DJ-1/PfpI family protein, with protein sequence MAKVLILTGDAVEALEVFYPYYRMLEEGHEAVIAAPNKKKLQTVVHDFEPSMETYSEKRGYGLDAHIAFKEVNPAEYDGLIIPGGRAPEYIRLEPEIPSIVGHFFETGKPIAAICHAALVFNVIPQHVRNRKMTAYIACRPEVESAGAQYVKENLHVDGNLVSGHAWPDLPGLMKEFLKLLNR encoded by the coding sequence ATGGCCAAAGTGTTGATTTTGACCGGAGACGCCGTGGAAGCGTTGGAAGTGTTTTATCCATATTATCGAATGTTGGAGGAAGGACACGAAGCGGTCATCGCCGCTCCCAACAAGAAGAAACTGCAAACCGTGGTTCATGATTTTGAACCGTCGATGGAGACCTACTCCGAAAAACGCGGCTACGGTCTGGATGCGCATATCGCCTTTAAAGAAGTGAATCCGGCCGAATATGACGGATTGATCATCCCTGGCGGACGGGCTCCGGAATACATCCGCCTCGAACCGGAAATCCCCTCCATCGTGGGTCACTTCTTTGAAACGGGCAAACCGATCGCTGCGATTTGTCACGCGGCACTGGTGTTTAACGTGATCCCGCAACATGTCCGAAACCGCAAAATGACGGCTTACATTGCCTGCCGTCCGGAAGTGGAATCGGCCGGTGCGCAGTATGTGAAAGAAAACCTGCACGTCGACGGCAATCTGGTATCGGGGCACGCTTGGCCGGACCTTCCCGGGTTGATGAAAGAGTTCCTGAAGTTGTTGAATCGGTGA
- a CDS encoding isochorismatase family protein, producing the protein MDRRLAFFDEVDRRLRDLPRVSLSSVIESAGGIERVFLVLVDILKGFCDTGPLSSTRVREMVEPVRRLTSVCLEKGLPERNLLFLHDAHPEHAVEFAAFPPHCVRGTEESEVVDELQPFWELQGVMRFRKNATNGLFGVNDANEVFHAFLTDRFREGHCTFLVMGDCTDLCIYQNALGIRLLANERNADVRVLVSREHVRTYNLPVEAADATGALPHDGDVMDQLFTYHMWLNGVEIVQTVTPE; encoded by the coding sequence GTGGATCGGCGGTTGGCTTTTTTTGATGAGGTGGATCGTCGTCTGCGTGATCTGCCGCGCGTATCACTATCGTCGGTGATAGAGAGCGCCGGTGGCATCGAACGAGTGTTCCTCGTGCTGGTGGATATTCTCAAAGGTTTTTGTGACACGGGTCCATTATCCAGCACACGCGTCCGGGAGATGGTGGAGCCGGTGAGGCGTTTAACATCTGTTTGCTTGGAAAAGGGCCTTCCGGAGCGCAATTTGCTGTTTCTTCATGATGCACACCCCGAACATGCCGTCGAGTTTGCCGCGTTTCCCCCGCATTGCGTCCGGGGGACGGAGGAGTCGGAAGTGGTGGATGAACTCCAACCGTTTTGGGAATTGCAAGGAGTGATGCGCTTTCGGAAGAACGCGACCAACGGATTGTTTGGGGTGAATGATGCGAATGAAGTGTTTCATGCATTTCTGACCGACCGGTTCCGGGAGGGACATTGCACCTTTTTGGTCATGGGAGATTGCACCGATCTGTGCATCTATCAAAATGCACTGGGCATCCGTTTGTTGGCCAATGAGCGGAATGCCGATGTGCGGGTTTTGGTCTCCCGTGAACACGTCCGGACGTATAATTTGCCCGTCGAAGCGGCGGATGCGACTGGAGCCCTGCCTCACGACGGCGATGTGATGGATCAACTGTTTACCTATCACATGTGGCTCAACGGTGTGGAGATCGTGCAAACGGTAACACCGGAATAA
- a CDS encoding NADH-quinone oxidoreductase subunit D: MLRTEEMLLNVGPQHPSTHGVLRIILRIDGEIIRSAEPVIGYLHRGTEKLAENLNYTQIIPYTDRMDYLSAMINNYAVVHAAETLMGLEIPERAEYLRVIVMELNRIASHLVWFGTYLLDIGAMSPFLYAFRDREKIIDLFNELCGARLTYNYMRVGGVKWDAPEGWIDKVKELVSYLRERHEEYLDLVAGNEIFLARVKGVGRYDRATAASFGLSGPCLRCTGIQRDLRKDQPYSIYDRFDFDVPISTNGDCYDRFFLRMEEIRQSLRIVEQAVEQFPDSGPIMGKVPRVIRPPEGEVYVAVENPRGELGVHLVSKGKDKPWRIHWRRPSFYNLQILPHLLEGENIANLVAILGAIDIVLGDVDA; encoded by the coding sequence GTGTTGCGAACGGAAGAAATGTTGCTCAACGTCGGTCCGCAGCATCCGAGTACACACGGTGTTTTGCGCATTATCCTGCGGATCGACGGGGAAATCATCCGTTCCGCCGAGCCGGTGATCGGTTACTTGCACCGCGGGACGGAAAAGCTGGCCGAAAACCTGAATTACACGCAGATCATCCCCTATACCGACAGGATGGACTATCTGTCGGCCATGATCAACAACTATGCAGTTGTGCATGCCGCGGAAACATTGATGGGGCTGGAGATTCCGGAGCGGGCGGAATACCTCCGCGTCATTGTGATGGAACTGAACCGGATCGCCAGCCATCTCGTTTGGTTCGGCACGTACCTGTTGGACATCGGCGCGATGAGCCCGTTTTTGTATGCTTTTCGCGACAGAGAGAAGATAATCGACCTGTTCAACGAGTTGTGCGGGGCCCGGCTCACCTACAATTACATGCGAGTGGGCGGCGTGAAGTGGGATGCGCCGGAAGGCTGGATCGACAAGGTGAAGGAACTGGTGTCGTATCTCCGAGAGCGTCATGAAGAGTACCTGGATCTGGTGGCGGGCAACGAGATTTTCCTGGCTCGGGTGAAAGGCGTCGGTCGTTATGATCGAGCGACGGCTGCTTCCTTCGGATTGTCCGGCCCGTGCCTGCGGTGTACCGGGATTCAGCGCGATCTGCGCAAAGATCAGCCGTATTCGATTTATGACCGGTTTGATTTCGATGTGCCGATCTCGACCAACGGCGATTGTTACGACCGCTTTTTTCTGCGCATGGAGGAAATCCGTCAGTCCTTGCGCATCGTGGAGCAGGCGGTGGAGCAATTCCCGGATAGCGGACCGATCATGGGTAAAGTACCGCGCGTCATCCGGCCGCCGGAAGGCGAGGTGTATGTGGCCGTGGAAAATCCGCGGGGAGAATTGGGCGTGCATCTCGTCAGCAAGGGGAAAGACAAACCATGGCGCATTCATTGGCGTCGACCTTCCTTCTACAACCTCCAGATTCTTCCGCATCTGTTGGAAGGGGAGAACATCGCCAACCTGGTCGCTATCCTGGGTGCGATCGACATTGTGTTGGGTGACGTGGACGCTTGA
- a CDS encoding class II fructose-bisphosphate aldolase, producing the protein MGLVTSKGLLEAARDKQYAVCGFAFHNLELLQAVVAGAERMRAPVILQTTPATIEAVGLNYLVHLARAAAESVSIPVVLHLDHGRDYETALRCLRAGYTSIMIDGSRLPWEENAALVKKVTEAAHAVGVPVEAELGRVPDAADVSTTAEDTYTDPFEAARFVAETGCDSLAVAIGTAHGVYRGKPRLDLDRLATIAREVPVPLVLHGASGLPDESVRQAVARGIAKINISTELKLPYATALRSYLHDHPSEADPRKYVQNGKRAVQKVVEEKLRLSGSAGRAEATATTGAMPT; encoded by the coding sequence TTGGGTTTGGTCACCTCGAAGGGATTGTTGGAAGCGGCGCGTGACAAACAGTATGCGGTGTGCGGTTTTGCTTTTCACAATTTGGAGCTGTTGCAGGCTGTCGTCGCGGGGGCGGAGCGGATGCGGGCACCGGTGATCCTGCAAACGACACCCGCCACCATCGAAGCGGTCGGGTTGAACTACTTGGTTCATCTGGCAAGGGCAGCTGCGGAGTCGGTATCTATACCCGTTGTACTGCATCTGGATCATGGACGGGATTACGAAACGGCGTTACGCTGTTTACGGGCGGGATACACCTCGATCATGATCGACGGTTCCCGATTACCGTGGGAAGAAAATGCAGCGCTCGTCAAAAAGGTAACAGAGGCAGCCCATGCGGTGGGCGTGCCTGTTGAGGCTGAGCTGGGGCGAGTGCCGGATGCAGCGGATGTATCCACAACAGCGGAAGATACATACACTGATCCCTTCGAGGCGGCACGTTTCGTGGCAGAAACGGGATGTGATTCGTTGGCCGTTGCCATAGGAACCGCGCATGGGGTTTACCGAGGCAAACCCAGACTGGACTTGGACCGTTTGGCAACCATCGCTCGTGAAGTGCCGGTACCGCTGGTGTTGCACGGCGCCTCCGGCTTGCCGGACGAATCCGTTCGCCAGGCAGTCGCAAGGGGCATCGCCAAAATCAACATTTCCACCGAATTGAAACTGCCCTATGCTACTGCGCTCCGTTCGTATCTGCACGACCATCCGTCGGAAGCCGATCCACGGAAATACGTACAAAACGGGAAGCGTGCAGTGCAAAAAGTGGTGGAAGAGAAACTGCGTCTCTCCGGATCGGCGGGACGTGCCGAAGCGACGGCAACAACGGGGGCGATGCCGACATGA
- a CDS encoding 1-phosphofructokinase family hexose kinase, with the protein MILTVTLNAAVDQTWIVPDFRIHAIHRSRRVIRQPGGKGVNVARVLSALGINVCATGFVGGQNGRWMTKVLESDGIPSDFVWIGKETRTCLTLLDLDHGTQTEVLEPGPTVSEAEWNQLVAKVATWAEQSSFVACSGSLPPGVPENAYGELIGIARSRGAAVWLDTSGKALHHGWAARPDGIKVNQQEAGHLLGKMVSSRAETIAAARALVRDMGQTVIVTAGSQGLAAVVGGETFWVTPPTVQAVNPVGSGDAFLAGWLAASHQGKSGEEALALATACAAANVLRESAGIEKQQVLALLKEVRVEKVMD; encoded by the coding sequence ATGATTCTCACTGTCACCTTAAATGCTGCAGTCGACCAAACCTGGATTGTGCCCGATTTTCGGATTCATGCCATTCATCGAAGTCGTCGGGTGATTCGGCAGCCTGGCGGTAAAGGGGTCAACGTCGCCCGGGTTTTGAGTGCGTTGGGCATCAACGTTTGCGCTACGGGTTTTGTTGGTGGACAAAACGGACGATGGATGACAAAAGTTCTGGAGTCGGACGGGATCCCGTCCGATTTCGTTTGGATCGGGAAAGAGACGCGAACATGTCTGACCCTGTTGGACCTGGATCACGGTACGCAAACAGAGGTGTTGGAGCCGGGACCGACGGTATCCGAAGCGGAATGGAACCAACTGGTGGCCAAAGTGGCAACATGGGCGGAGCAGTCATCCTTTGTCGCCTGTAGCGGGAGTCTCCCGCCAGGGGTCCCGGAGAATGCATACGGTGAATTGATCGGAATCGCCCGTTCACGTGGTGCGGCCGTCTGGCTGGATACGAGCGGGAAGGCATTGCACCATGGATGGGCAGCCCGGCCGGACGGCATTAAAGTGAATCAACAGGAAGCGGGGCACTTATTGGGGAAAATGGTCTCGTCCCGTGCAGAAACCATTGCGGCGGCCCGGGCGTTGGTTCGGGACATGGGGCAAACAGTGATCGTCACCGCCGGTTCCCAAGGATTGGCGGCAGTGGTCGGTGGAGAGACATTTTGGGTAACGCCGCCCACCGTTCAGGCTGTCAATCCCGTAGGGAGTGGGGACGCTTTTTTGGCCGGTTGGCTTGCTGCCTCCCATCAGGGGAAAAGCGGGGAGGAAGCGCTGGCATTGGCGACGGCGTGTGCCGCCGCCAATGTGCTGCGGGAGTCGGCAGGGATCGAGAAACAACAGGTATTGGCGTTATTAAAGGAAGTTCGTGTGGAAAAAGTGATGGACTAG
- a CDS encoding DedA family protein, whose amino-acid sequence MEQTLMEWLLQYGYIGIFLFLVFGIVGLPLPDEIMMTFIGYLSSIGRLNLYLAFVSALIGSLCGITVSYLLGWRLGYPFLKKYGPKFFITRRRLRITQFLFRKYGNWVLFFGYFIPGVRHVTAYLAGISNLPWPRFGLYAYTGGLIWCLTFIGLGYQVGANWENALHLLHHYGRDLLWIVVPLVLVWIGWAIWQSRMDSDAK is encoded by the coding sequence ATGGAACAAACGTTGATGGAATGGTTATTGCAATACGGCTATATCGGCATTTTTCTGTTTCTGGTCTTCGGTATTGTCGGATTGCCGTTACCGGATGAGATCATGATGACGTTTATCGGATATCTTTCTTCCATCGGCCGACTCAATCTGTATTTGGCGTTTGTCAGTGCGCTGATCGGTTCTCTGTGCGGGATTACTGTCAGCTATTTATTGGGTTGGCGTTTGGGATATCCGTTTTTGAAAAAGTATGGACCGAAGTTTTTCATCACACGTCGTCGGTTGCGCATCACGCAGTTTTTATTTCGCAAATACGGCAATTGGGTGTTGTTCTTCGGTTACTTTATCCCCGGTGTTCGACATGTGACGGCTTATTTGGCGGGGATCTCCAACCTTCCGTGGCCCAGGTTTGGCCTGTACGCTTATACCGGCGGGCTGATTTGGTGCCTTACGTTTATCGGCTTGGGTTATCAGGTAGGTGCCAATTGGGAGAACGCGCTCCATCTGTTGCATCACTATGGTAGGGATTTGTTGTGGATTGTGGTTCCCCTTGTATTGGTCTGGATTGGTTGGGCGATTTGGCAGAGTCGGATGGATTCCGACGCGAAGTGA
- a CDS encoding spore germination protein: MIIKLGVLKVNAVTTTSSITVGTHLTYYPFSLQKNNVGTSTTGDHAVIRTANPIVDPDVNDHPVLIQQV; this comes from the coding sequence TTGATTATCAAGCTAGGGGTATTGAAGGTAAATGCCGTGACGACGACCTCATCTATCACGGTGGGAACGCACTTGACTTATTATCCGTTCAGTTTGCAAAAGAATAACGTGGGAACATCGACAACGGGTGACCACGCGGTGATCCGCACGGCCAACCCGATCGTCGATCCGGACGTGAACGATCACCCTGTTCTCATTCAACAGGTCTAA
- a CDS encoding thiamine phosphate synthase, with protein sequence MHPTGIPMDTGFFMVRGSDIPMEVHVITDQRHTWEQIRKVARQAGPYVDRFHLRLKNRTAREIWSWGKRLLEEGWLTRDQLVVNDRIDVAFSLGCQGVHLPEKGLPLSAVKPLASGLRVGRSVHSLEEALRSERMGADYILFGHVYHSASKSGIPPRGCAELARIVRAVRIPVIAVGGITVENMVEVAETGCAGIAVISAVMDHPWPAEQARKLREIAQCFKETDGETPKSKGRRKRCKHRT encoded by the coding sequence GTGCATCCAACCGGTATCCCCATGGATACCGGTTTTTTTATGGTCAGAGGAAGTGACATTCCGATGGAAGTGCATGTGATCACGGACCAGCGGCATACCTGGGAACAAATTCGTAAAGTGGCGAGGCAGGCGGGGCCGTATGTCGACCGCTTCCATTTGCGGTTGAAAAACAGAACGGCCCGAGAGATTTGGAGCTGGGGCAAACGACTGTTGGAAGAGGGATGGCTCACACGTGACCAGCTGGTGGTGAACGATCGGATCGATGTCGCCTTTTCACTTGGATGTCAGGGGGTACATCTGCCGGAAAAGGGATTGCCGCTGTCGGCGGTCAAACCGTTGGCGAGCGGCTTGCGTGTGGGTCGTTCGGTTCATTCGCTCGAAGAAGCACTTCGATCTGAAAGAATGGGGGCGGATTACATATTGTTCGGCCATGTGTATCACTCGGCGTCTAAGTCGGGTATTCCCCCGCGGGGATGTGCCGAATTGGCTCGCATCGTCCGCGCGGTGCGCATACCGGTTATCGCCGTGGGTGGGATTACGGTCGAAAATATGGTTGAAGTGGCGGAAACAGGATGCGCTGGGATTGCCGTGATTTCGGCGGTGATGGATCATCCCTGGCCGGCAGAGCAAGCCCGCAAACTGCGGGAAATCGCCCAGTGCTTCAAGGAAACCGACGGGGAAACTCCCAAATCGAAAGGAAGGAGAAAACGGTGCAAACACAGGACGTAA
- the thiO gene encoding glycine oxidase ThiO, with the protein MQTQDVIVIGGGVIGCSIAYHLAQKGAAVVVLERDRVGAHASSAAAGMLGAQVEMSFPGPMIELCLRSRAMFPELGRELYKRTGLDIELNTAGLLRVAWDRTEAEQLRDRARWQRELGGRAEWWETRSVHEDEPEVGADITGALFLPDDAQVSAPRLTMAFARAAQALGARFLEGCEVTGFLIDGDQVTGVETVDGTFRAGAVVLATGAWSGVLARRLGINLPVYPVKGESLALRPNQLPHRKTLFAHGCYLVPKADGRIVVGATEKEHDFSPGVELGAIHQLAHEATRLVPSLAEAEVLSYWSSVRPGSGDGLPLMGHLAAVRGLYVASGHFRNGILLSPITGALMAELIAGTAVPELAPFSPDRFLGSAVRR; encoded by the coding sequence GTGCAAACACAGGACGTAATTGTCATCGGCGGCGGCGTGATTGGGTGTTCGATCGCCTATCATCTGGCCCAAAAAGGGGCCGCTGTCGTGGTCTTGGAGCGGGACCGCGTGGGTGCCCACGCTTCATCCGCGGCGGCAGGAATGTTGGGTGCACAGGTGGAGATGTCGTTTCCAGGCCCCATGATCGAACTTTGCTTGCGCAGCCGGGCGATGTTTCCTGAATTGGGGCGTGAATTATATAAACGAACCGGTTTGGACATTGAGCTGAACACCGCCGGGCTATTGCGGGTGGCATGGGATCGGACGGAAGCGGAACAATTGCGCGACCGTGCGCGTTGGCAGCGGGAATTGGGCGGTCGCGCGGAATGGTGGGAGACCCGTTCGGTTCACGAGGACGAACCCGAAGTGGGTGCTGACATCACTGGCGCGCTGTTTTTGCCTGATGATGCCCAGGTGTCGGCTCCCAGGCTGACGATGGCGTTTGCTCGGGCCGCACAAGCGTTGGGAGCCCGGTTTCTGGAAGGATGTGAGGTGACGGGCTTTCTCATCGACGGTGACCAAGTGACGGGAGTGGAAACCGTGGATGGGACTTTCCGCGCAGGTGCCGTGGTGTTGGCTACCGGGGCGTGGAGCGGTGTGTTGGCCCGACGACTGGGGATTAACTTACCGGTATACCCGGTGAAAGGGGAATCGCTCGCCCTACGTCCGAACCAGCTGCCGCATCGGAAGACGCTGTTTGCTCACGGGTGTTACCTGGTACCCAAAGCGGACGGTCGCATCGTCGTAGGCGCGACGGAGAAGGAGCACGATTTCTCCCCGGGCGTTGAGCTAGGGGCGATCCACCAGTTGGCGCATGAAGCGACACGACTAGTTCCTTCATTGGCTGAAGCGGAAGTATTGTCGTATTGGTCGAGCGTACGTCCCGGTTCCGGTGACGGGTTGCCGTTGATGGGTCATTTGGCGGCTGTTCGTGGTCTGTACGTCGCCTCCGGCCATTTCCGCAACGGGATTTTGCTGAGCCCGATCACTGGCGCACTGATGGCGGAGTTGATTGCCGGTACGGCTGTCCCGGAGTTGGCGCCGTTTTCGCCGGATCGTTTCTTGGGATCAGCGGTAAGGAGGTGA
- the thiS gene encoding sulfur carrier protein ThiS: MRIQLNGQPYDLPAEVDTVERLIQHLQLEQRIVVVEHNQHVLEKEDHPSAVLHEGDVLEIVHFVGGG; this comes from the coding sequence GTGCGCATTCAGTTAAATGGACAGCCCTATGACTTACCCGCAGAGGTGGACACGGTCGAGCGATTGATTCAGCACCTTCAGTTAGAGCAGCGGATTGTGGTAGTGGAACACAATCAGCACGTGTTGGAGAAGGAAGACCATCCATCGGCGGTTTTGCACGAAGGAGATGTATTGGAGATCGTCCATTTTGTAGGAGGAGGCTAA